One segment of Erigeron canadensis isolate Cc75 chromosome 2, C_canadensis_v1, whole genome shotgun sequence DNA contains the following:
- the LOC122587336 gene encoding auxin-responsive protein IAA21-like: MSVPLEHDYIGLADASSSMERSSENSNISSDSETNNVLNLKATELRLGLPGFSQENDCTNFGPIKNFMSGAKRGFCDVNLNGSDKWDLKGGSESELGKIQAQKPVEVKPIDEKNKGPANENGIAPPSAKAQVVGWPPIRSFRKNTMATNSSKNDDASGCLYVKVSMDGAPYLRKIDLKIYRNYAELSKALEKMFSCFTLGQCTSNGIERREGLSESNLKDLLHGSECVLTYEDKDGDWMLVGDVPWEMFIDSCKRLRIMKGSEAIGLAPRSTDKCKNRN; the protein is encoded by the exons ATGTCTGTGCCACTTGAACATGATTACATAGGTTTAGCAGATGCTTCTTCTTCAATGGAAAGAAGCTCTGAAAATTCCAACATCTCATCTGATTCTGAAACCAACAATGTTCTTAATCTCAAAGCCACTGAATTGAGACTTGGCTTACCTGGTTTTTCTCAAGAAAATGATTGTACTAATTTTGGGCCTATCAAGAATTTCATGTCAGGAGCTAAAAGAGGCTTTTGTGATGTTAATCTTAATGGTTCAGATAAGTGGGATTTGAAGGGTGGATCTGAATCTGAACTGGGAAAAATTCAAGCACAAAAACCAGTTGAAGTTAAGCCTATCGATGAGAAAAATAAAGGCCCTGCTAATGAAAATGGAATTGCCCCTCCTTCTGCTAA GGCACAAGTGGTAGGATGGCCACCAATTCGATCTTTCCGTAAGAACACCATGGCCACTAATTCGTCAAAAAACGATGATGCCAGTGGGTGTCTTTATGTGAAGGTGAGCATGGATGGTGCTCCATATTTAAGGAAGATCGATCTCAAGATCTACCGTAATTATGCAGAGCTTTCAAAGGCTCTTGAGAAAATGTTCAGTTGCTTTACTCTCG GTCAATGTACTTCTAATGGAATCGAAAGGCGAGAAGGGCTTAGTGAAAGTAACCTAAAAGATCTTCTTCATGGCTCTGAATGTGTCTTGACATATGAAGATAAAGATGGTGATTGGATGCTTGTTGGTGATGTTCCTTGGGA GATGTTCATTGATTCCTGCAAGAGATTACGGATCATGAAAGGCTCTGAAGCAATTGGATTAG CTCCAAGGTCCACGGACAAGTGCAAGAACAGAAACTAG